The Ectothiorhodospiraceae bacterium BW-2 nucleotide sequence AGCCACTGCCTGAATCAGGGCTTTAGCCTCGGTGATCGCGTTATCGGGCTGCAGTTTCATCTCGAAACCACCCCCGAATCGGCCACGGCGCTAATTGAAAACTGTCGTGATGAATTAAACGAAAGCGATACCATTCAATCTGAAACCGCCATTTTAGCTGCTCCGGCGAGCCACTATCAGCAGATGAATCAGATTATGGCTGCGCTGTTAGGCCGTTTAACATCATCTGTTCCTTAAGCGTACACCGCCTATCCTCTTAACGGTGAGGTTTTATTCGCCCTCAGCGGAACGGGATAGCAAGCCCACGGCGTGTAGGGGCGGGTTTCAAACCCGCCCCTACGAAACCCGGGCATTGTTCATCGTCTCGTCACCCTCATGAGGCATGATTTCCTCGCCTTCCCTCTCCGCCTCTCCCAGTGGGAAGGGGGTGGAGGGGAGCTGACGAAGAGATGAACAAGGCCGGTAAGCGCAAGAGCTGGCTATACGGAATTCAACAACCATAACCGGGGCGATGGCTGATCGAGCAAACTAATGGAAAAATTTTTTAATACCAAAGGATCGATGAGCTGTAGCGTTTTGCCTACAAATGGCAACATAATCGAGCACTATGCTGATACCGGTCGCGGAGAGAGTTGCCTAGTGGTCGGCTTCTCTAACAGGGGTAAACCGATACACACTGGTTACTTGCTCGGTTTGCAACGCTTTAGGATGGGGGTAATTGAGCCACCTGCCAGATTCGAACTGGCGACCCGCTGCTTACGAAGCAGACGCTCTACCGACTGAGCTAAGGTGGCTGAGCGGCTATGATAACACTTTTTTTCCCGTTTGTAGTTGTAAAGCGATGGTGGCTAGATGGCGTCCTTGGGCGAGCGCTAGCTCATGTTCGATAGTATCGAGGGGGCGGTCGTTGCGCGGGCCATTGAAGTGGCTGACGCCGTAAGGGGTGCCACCACCGCTGGTATTGAGCAGTCCATGTTCACGATAGGGTAGGCCGCAGTAGATCATTCCGTGGTGAAGCAGCGGCAGCGCCATGGTTAATAGGGTGCTCTCCTGCCCTCCGTGGAGGCTGGAGCTGCTGGTAAAGCAGCCGGCCGGTTTGCCGATGAGATCGCCCGATAGCCAGAGAGCGCTGGTCGAATCGATAAAATATTTCATCGCTGCGGCCATGTTGCCAAAACGGGTTGGGGAGCCAAGGAGTAATCCGTCACACTGGCGTAGCTCCTCTATTGTGGCATAGGGGGCACCCCTATCGGGAATAGCAGGGGCAGTCGCTTCGCAAGTGGCAGAGATGGGGGGCACTGAGCGTAACTGCGCTTGGCAGCCATCGACCGACTCTACCCCTCTGGCAATGAGCCGTGCTAGTTCTGCGGTGGTACCGCCGCGACTGAAGTAGATGACCAAAATTTGACACATCGGTGGCTCTCCTTGTATTAAATGTATTAAATGTATTAAATGGTTAGCAGAGACTGATCATAACGCATGTAGTGGGGGTCGTCGTGGCTACCCCTGTTTTTGTAGCAGCAGCCAGTGGGGAGGAGGGCGTCGGGTCGCTTCGGGTTTAAGTGAGTATCGCTGTGTGAGTGACGCTGTGCACTGTAGCCAGTTAACTACCGCTCGCGCCTCTAGTTCCCCCTCTCTATGACCGCGATAGAGCATAATGGATAGATATCCTTCCGGTTTTAAAAGTTGCAGACTCTGCTCTAATGCCGCTAGGGTCGTGTTCGCCTCAGTGGTATAGCGCCTCTCTGATCTAGGACGGTAGCCGAGATTAAACATAATCAGCGCAACTCGACCGAGCATCTCTGCGCTTAGTACGGCAACCATATCGGCATGAGTGTGGCAAAAGAGCGTCACCCGATGGAGCGGCTGCCGAGCTAACTGCTGTTGTAGCGCTGTAATGGCGCTGTTATCAACATCGAAACCAACTACCTGCCCTTGAGTACCGCACTGTTGTGCTAGAAAGAGGGTATCGTGGCCATTACCTACTGT carries:
- a CDS encoding methyltransferase domain-containing protein, with amino-acid sequence MSAATGARSAGTPFLYDESGWPDGIYPPSPSELAPIAYLPLTALAQQQLAPLLSPDATVIDATVGNGHDTLFLAQQCGTQGQVVGFDVDNSAITALQQQLARQPLHRVTLFCHTHADMVAVLSAEMLGRVALIMFNLGYRPRSERRYTTEANTTLAALEQSLQLLKPEGYLSIMLYRGHREGELEARAVVNWLQCTASLTQRYSLKPEATRRPPPHWLLLQKQG
- a CDS encoding NAD(P)H:quinone oxidoreductase, translated to MCQILVIYFSRGGTTAELARLIARGVESVDGCQAQLRSVPPISATCEATAPAIPDRGAPYATIEELRQCDGLLLGSPTRFGNMAAAMKYFIDSTSALWLSGDLIGKPAGCFTSSSSLHGGQESTLLTMALPLLHHGMIYCGLPYREHGLLNTSGGGTPYGVSHFNGPRNDRPLDTIEHELALAQGRHLATIALQLQTGKKVLS